The DNA segment CACTAGTTACCTACAATCTCCTAACGAACCCGTACTGTTATAATAGCTCGTGAAAGTCGATAGAATACTCAATTACCaacatttcatattttttcaccaACAGGAAGCTGTGGAGTGCCCGTATGCGATGGAGACCCTCCATCGACGGGTGTAAAGGGTCGGGAGGAGCCAGTGGGGCCCGAAGAGAGTTCCCTGCTTGTTGGTACCAGTGTATTCATCCTCATGCCTGGTGAAATACCTCGTAAGTCCCTCCAACTTGAATTTCTTCGTCTTCAAAGTCCCCTGCATGACtggataatttaaaaaaatgatttgcaGGTTCGCTGGCTGTTGGAACTGAGAGTCTTCACTCCCAGTGGTTATTGTGGCTGGCGATAGCCTTCGGCATTCTCTTTTTGATAATGcttattataaatatattccTCTGCTCAGCTATGTCATGCAGTTGTGCACGCACAGAAATAATTGAGAAGGAGCCGTCGATAATCGAAGATTACGATCCATATCGCAGTTGGCCGGGCTCACAGTATGGCTCCAGGTtcgttaaatattttattattttcagaggagaaaataaattcgGTTATACCAGGTTTTTTCCTGTCGTGGACATTCAAAGTGAAGCCGTGTCAGGCACTTTATTATAAATCTTAAAAAGTTatagattatttttcaactcattttgCTTTTCAACCATTGAATTTGTTAATGAAGTGCCACTCAAAGTACTCGATATCTTCCCGCATAAGACCTCCCTCATtaagtatttattttctccacaGGAGTGAATAATTCGGATTTAATTATCCCTCATAAAAATCTTGAATAGAAATGCGCGCGAAAATTCGATACTTGTTGGCGTAAATCGCATAGTGCGATGAAAACaaggagaaattaattatgagTCAGAATAAGTGCACGGTCAATTGATCCTCATCCCCGTATACATGTAATCCACGTAGTGCGGACACGCCTCTGGAAATCCGCCAAGGTTCGCATATAACCGCATACCATAACGGTTCAACGATTCACTGAATTATTCCTATCGCAGTCTCGTGTTTTGAGATGAACCAGAATTTATCTTTATGAGATCAACTCTGGATACGTATGATCTTTTATTCCACgataacaattttattcatataCCAGTATATTGCCTCCAATCTGGTGCGAATAACTGCACTGAGTATTTTTACTatttgataaatgaaaaaatatcgatcgtgtgaagttgatttttcgattaaattGATACTGCCAGCGCCATAAATGAAAGTGTAATAGAAAATCCTGGCAGTTTCGCTGAGAAATTTATTGGAGTACTGTTGCAATGTtatcatttaaatttattggTAAAATTCTCTGGAAATTTATCCTTAGAATTCTTTGCGTGCAGGCAGGTCCAAATCCAAGTGTcagcaattttcaaattcatgTCATTGTTCAATAAAATCAGTAATGACAGCAAAAACCCATTTTCATTTATGGAACTATACTTTACGATTATTTCAGGTACTCACTGAACGGTAAACCAGGTTATCCGTCCGGCGGATCAACGATGAACTCGACGCGATCGATATCGACAAACAGCGATCACTATGCGATTGTTCACTCACGTCCAGGAAGCAGGTACTCAGGCCCAGGTCACAAgcaccatcatcatcatcatcgagGTCCACCCTCCAACATCGGCTCTCACTACTCCGCAAAGTGATGGCTCCACCCCTTCCATTAAAATCCTTGCAAcgaacttcgaaaaaaaagaacaaaataaaaacaaataaaataaaaacggaGCGAGTCCAGTTGGCTCGTTACACCCATAGACTTAATTCTCTTAGTCATGaagatgaaatttaaaaaaatgttaataactTGAAGACACCAGTGAAGAGCAGATCAACTAGGTGATTGATAATCACGTGGAATAATAGTACTTTGTAacatcaatttattattaaggTTATCTGTAATTGAGTCTGTTGAATAGACTTAATTTTTgtacataaatttttattgattttaaagtattattttcattattatgcCTAAATATTACCTCTCTCGTTTTCAGTTTCATCacaatttctctctctcctgaaatttaattatttttttttcacctacgTACATTTTAAATTACTGTTTTTCTCATCTTTCTTACAATGAAATTCTCAATAGCCTGACAATAATTCATTCGAGATATATTTACGAGTTTTTTCGTTCGCtagaataatataaatatcaacaataatatttaataattactgttgaaaaaaaaaccgttgaCTAGTATCTATTAGTAATACCCATCGATCAGTAGTTCAGGTGGAGTTCATTATAATCGAAGTTAAAAAGGCATTGTAAATGCCagagaaataataacaatttcaATACCTTGTCAATCAATTCATTGCACATATCTAACAAACTTCAATAATAACAATTTCCTGGTAATATTAGTCGCATTATTACTACAATTAACTATGTTACAAATCCAACGATGTTTCGTAAATGAAAAGGCtgtaaaaaatcatctcctGTGCGTGTTAAACTAATAAAGTTTACTATCTTCATAAATGTCTGTGATTTCAAgggttacaaaaaaaattcaaatcagcGACATGTCATGaaagaatagaattttttttctccttcagcTTATGAAATCACTGTTGAAGGTACCATGAACCTGCACAGAATGACTGATAAAAGGTACAAAAGTGTTTTATCGAACACACATGAAAAAACTGAATTGACAAAAAAGGACTTTCtatacaaatttttattaaattttcattcgtgaTCTATAAGAACTCGAAGAAGAGTTCCATTGTATTTTTGAACGAACATTTGTTTCCTGGAAGAAGTCTACAAATTTTAGACCCtttcttcaaatttaatttccctAAAGTCAAGAATTTATTGCActagaaatgaaagaaaaaaaatcgtattaCGTATTTTTTGAAACTAAAATTGTCATTCTTATCTTACCCAATGAATCACTGAGGAATAATTATCTCTCCATGACAGTTTTAGTGGCTGTTTGAATCGCCCGTGGGACGCATCGAGGACAGAGTATATCTGTTTTACAAACACGACTAAGCATATTACCCAATACTTGTGCTGTGCATGGTAGTGGTAGTGGCTGTGCAACAAGTAGTTCAGCCTCCATATTAGGTAGTACCTCGGATTGATAAATAGACATTGAGAAATGATGACCACAGGTGAAGACAATTGTGTCGTCATCGGACTCTAGGAATTGCGAAACATCCTCGGGATCTTTAATATGAATAAAAGGTCTTGGATCGCTGGACTTGGAGGAGATGGTGCTGATGATGTCCTCCATCATTTCCCCAGGGGTCTTGCTCTCTTTCGAGCTGAGATACCCAGTCATTGGTGGATCATAACTCCCGTCCATGAGCATTGAAAACAGCTCAATGTATTCGAGACTGGGTTTACCTTCGTCAATATGATGAAGGATCAAAGTGCAAACTTGAACACTGAATTTCGCTGACACATAATCGATGACTCTGGGAATTGAAATGTCAACCTCATGATTGCAAAAGAGGAGAAGCCCCAGGGGATAGAAAAGCTTCCTTATGTTCTCCAGGAGAACTCCCTCCAGCACCTCCATGTCCAATTTATTCTTAATCCAAAAATCGAAGATCGTCTGCAGTACTTGGCGCATTATTTTGTACGCAGTCTCATCGATTTCATTGATATAGAACTTGATGAACTTCAAAGCATCTGTGGTCATGAGATCCGCAGGCTTGGAGTATTCCTCCCCCGAGATGAAATCACCATTAGTTAAATCATCATTCCTGTCCTTTAAATGGCTCATCTCCTCAACGTCGTTATCAAGGGCGCCCTCAGTGAGGTCCAACGAGATATTATCCTCACTCTTTGCGTCCTCACACAGCTCTTCCGAGCCCCCTTGACAGTCAAACGTATGCAATTCCTGTTCGATAAGTTGAATGCAATCCAACGATTTGCTCGTTGACATCTTAACTCTTTTCTTAGTCTCACTTTCCTCCAATGAATCAACAATATTCTTCTCAATCTGCTTGACAAAAAGCTCTGTATTCTCACGAACTTTCTCATCAGCCTCACTCACTCTATTTACCAATACACTATCATCAACGGAAGACATCGAAGCAGTCTTATAATTATTAGGGTTGAGTGTCTTCAACTGATAAGCCAGTGAGATCGAGTAGTTATGCTCCAACAGAGCTAGTTTCGATCTTGCTTGATAATTTTCCAGCTCATCGCacttctccataatttttccagcaTCGTAAATCCCATTGAACTGCTCCAGAGCATAATGAAGGGTTACATCTCCATACGACCTCTCCACGAGGCTCAATGGTCTGACTCTCCCAGCTAGAGGTGTCACATCATAGCTCTGGTATGTAATAATAGGAGTAGGGATATGAGGAACTAAACTAGGAGAGTCTTGAGCCACATGAGATCCATGAGGGAGTCTCACCACTCGTTTCGAAGATTTAATAAGAACAAGTTTCTCCGCTACATTACCACCACTCTCCTTACTGGGTGGACGACCCAGCTGTGCTAAACTATTGCTCCCCCAGGCTAGGACTCCTCCACCAGGCTGAATAGCCACTGTGAACTCACACCCACAGCAAATCCTCAATGTAGCTGTCCCCAGGTGCATCATATCGCCTCTTGTGTCGTTCATATTGGCATCCTCTTCACTATTCTGAGCTCGATGTCTGGAGTTGTTTCGTGGAGGTACCTGAGCTAGTATAGAAACAGCGTTGTAGGTCAGGGGAGTCGGGATGGGGACATCCTTTCGGGTTCTGTTACCAATCTGACCATCCAGGTTTCTCCCCCAGGTGTACACAGTACCATCCTTGGTCAGCAGTGCAGAGTGATGGCAGCCCGTCGATATCTGAACAATCCTACCGTTCACCAGTTGTGTGTCCACTAGACTGGGCTTCAGGTGGAGTTGTGTCTCCTCCAGAAGTCCCAGGTTTATGTCCCTCAGGCTCACCACAATATTCGCTACGTTAGGACAATTCTGTCTTCGCTCATTCACTGTCTTCATAGCTAATTTTTCGATGGAAGATACGTCGCTCCTTGGCTCCTCGTCCCCTGATTCAACACTTGGATCGAAATCCGCTAAACTCTCAGCGTATTTCTTGGCGGCCGCTCGAAATTCAAGAAGTTTAGATTTTTTCTGTGCCTGAGTTTGGAGACGAAGTACTTGAGGACTAGCCCCCCAAGTGTAGAGTTCGTTGCTGCTCGACAGAGCGAGATTATGAAAGTACGACGTAGAGATATCGGAGATCGGATCTGGTAGCAATGAAACTCTGATTGGAAGTGTGGATTTGGTGGTGTTCCCCGTTCCCAACTGCCCGAAAATGTTACAGCCAAAAGCATAGACAACTCCATCATCAGATAAAAGTAGAGTGTGTGCATGTCCCGCAGCAACGGTTTTGATGACAATTCCGAGGAGAGCTTCGACGAGAGtcggaatatttctctcattaGTGTTGCCATGCCCCAGCTGTCCATGGACGCCCCACCCCCAAGTGAAAACTCTTCCGTCCATGGTCAACGCCACCGAGTGGTACTGACCAGCCACGGCATCCACAATTACCTCCTGAGCCAGCGAAATTACCAGTTCTGGACTTGGACACTGGAGAACCCTTCCCAGACCCAATTGCCCATATTGACTCCCTCCCCAGGCATAAACTCCGTTATTTGTAACCGCCAGAGTATGATTCCGTCCACAAGAAACACTCAACACCTCCATCTCCATTGTCTTGAAGATAGTGATAGCCTGAGGTGACCCGTACCTAGATATCGATGGCCCAGTACCCaaacatccttgtgaactagATCCCCAAGTGAAAACATTACCATTCCTGATCAAAGCCACGTGTCCATAGCCAGCTGACAACAATCTTCTTCTGAAATTGACATTCGTAACGACATTGTGGCGTTTTTCAACTCCTGGATGATTGATCTTCGAGACTAACAGGGGATTGTGTGTGAGGACAGGCGAACGCTTGCTGATGAGGGTCAGCAATACGTAGAGAAATGTCTCAATCAATTCCTCAACAAGTGAGCCGGTTTCGTCGAGAATGTCAGATGAATCCAGAGAGTCACACTGACTCGACTGAGAGCTGTGAGATGTTGTTCTTCTTCTTGCCCTGTACTTCACCAATAGTGGCCTGAAAATAGGATTCGTCGGATCATAGAGAGTAACCAATCGCTGAAGAACGAAGACTTGAAGATCTTGCAGATTTGATAGGACGAAGGACATGTGACTCCGGACGAGGGACGGCGTCGACAGCATAGACTGAAGGAGACTTGGTTCACTGATACAGATCATCAATCCATATTTGCTGTTCAAGGGAGTCGTTGATGACGCTGGGTACGACTGCACTGCCCTGATGAGAACATCAAGGACCTGAGCATAAAGCCCTCTCTGACTGGCTAAATGATGCAGAACTTTCCAGAGGCATGTCTGACCCACCACATCGACCACCCATCGTTCATCATAGTACGTGTTCCTGGATAAAAACAGGAGGAATTCCTTGTATATCCCAGTCGCCTCATTTGGAGAGGCTCTAAGGACTAATTCACTGAATGCGAAGACTGTAAGATTAGACAGATGAATTCTCGTAGTTGTCGTAAGCTCAGTGACAGCAGGTGGTACGAGACAGTGACCTAGACATCCAAGGAGTTTTTCAGTGTGTCCAGTCGCTGCGGTCTTCAGTACTCCCTTTAACAGCCTGCACCTGGATAATTTGTAAAGTGCAGCTGCCTCTGTGAATCTACTGTTAGCAAGATGAATGTCGCCTGCGCACTCGAATAGCTGAGGAACATTGATACCGAATACTAGGCCGAGCCTTGCAGCCTTTTCAATATCTCTTTTATTGTTCTTTAGTGCCAGTTCTATGAACACATTTAACAAGGGCCTTCTCAGGACAATTTTGTATATACCACAGTTGGTGACGACAACACACGTGTCTACGGGTGGAACCTCCACATTAAGATCGTCGATTTTCGAAGGAAGAACTTTTTTCTTGTCGTCTTTGGAGGATTGCTGATCATCAGTGACAGGTTTGTAGTCGGAAGCCCTGAAGACGTGATTGATTACTTCTCGTCCATCGTCAAACTGAAACCTCGAGATTATGGACTCTGGGTTGAAGTGGGAATCTTCGGCGTTGTTTATTCGAACCTCGGATAAGGGACAGGAGATCATCCACAAGGTTCTTCTCCGTGGACCAGTCGTGAAGAAGAGCCTTTGCGTTAGGAGAATGTCCGTGCAGATCTCAGGCATCTTGTACATATGCAGAGGAACGACAGATACATCTGTTCCATGAATGGTGATATGATTCGTCCCCTCGCAGTAGGCTGTGTACAAGTGCTGACCCTGTCTCGTATATTGAGGGGACAAATACGTGTCTTCTGAGAGGAGTTCCGGGATTACCAGCGTGTCTCGCCTTCCCGAGGGGTCTGAGTCCTCCGTTCCGCTGCTACTGCCACTGTCTTGACGAAAAACTGAGCTCGGAGTGTTTTTATTTCGAGATTCAGCAAGTTTTTGTTTCAAAGACGCTAGTTTTTCGACTGACAGTTGCTTCAAGCCTTGCAGACGAGACCTCGTGGGGAAGGATTTTGTCTCCTCAACCTCAATCGTTCTGGAGTGAAAGGGCGAGGTCTTGTGGAGGGAGAAGATGCAGCCATTGGTTCTCTGCTCAAGGACCAATCGCCATTGCTGACGGGTTCTGTTGGTGATGAGTAGGGAAACTATTTCTAGGCTGTTGTCCTGGCAAATATCTAAGGAAGAGATAGCCCCTCTAACCCGGGTCGAGCCTATCCACTGGCCGGTCTCcagatttataaaaattacttcACCATCCTCAGTTCCAATTATGCCGATATGACTGGACTGGGTTACCCCCTGCCACCACGTGAGGGCTGTGGAACGAGAGTACGAGGACTGCAGGTCGACGATGGGAATCGGTGTGACATCCGTGGTGGACCACTTGTGATCTACCACCTGGGTTTCATCCACAAGGGCCAAAGCTGGAAGCATGTGAAGGGAGCCATCGATACTTGCAGCCAAGAGCCATGTACCTGTCGGATCGAAGCACAAGGCCGATATCGTACGGTTCGGTGCTCTGTACCAGGGAATCCGCTTGATCACCGGGAGCTGGTGGATATCCGAATGATAGTATATTCCCACATCTGTGCGCCGAGTGGTGAAGGCCAACAACTGACGACGACCAACTTCACATCTTGCACTGTGGATTATTCCCGAGGCTTTGATCAGGCAACGCAACTCGAAAAGATTCTCCTCAGAGAGGTCAATGAGAGTCTTCTGGTCATTTTCAGGCTCAGCCTCAGCCATTACATGAAGTGATCCGTGGGCGACAGGGGCCACTGCAAGTTTAGGGCTTTGGTCACTAGGTTGATGGGGGTTCGAGGGGTTGGAATGGAAATTTGaaactgaaatatttcttcatgAAATTTGAATGTCCTCGCGCTGAAATATTGATatcattcaaaaaattgaaaagaaaaacataTTCCCAGACTTCAGTTGACATAAAAGTACTTCATGGCAAAATGAGATTTCAACCCACGTGTATTTTGGGTGTTTGTTTTGAACATAAAAAATCCTTTGTATTGATCTTTAATATAATTCTCCTTCGTACAATATTGTGACCCTTCCGAATTATAAAAAGTATGTGAAGTTGGGAATTGAGAGAGAAGAATACATAtatcgtaaaataaaaaatggataacAGGCAAATTAATTGCGAGGACGCAAATAGAAGGAAAATAAAGTGAGATAAAATAGTGTAAATTTAGAACTCGCCCGCGAGTTTACATTCTTTGAATTATTGAACGAATTTATATTAATAGTTGGTAATGAAACGTATATTCAACTGGGAATTGGTATTTCATACTTCCTGAACTCGAAAACTTGACAAATATCGTCCAAACTTCATTACCAAACTTTGCTTAGGGTTCCCACGGTTGATTAATGATCGTGGCCCCTAGCCAACAATTTTGATAAGGATGTGCTGAAGGTGTTACCTATACCTTTGACACTGCTATTGCAGCTGTGATGTCAATATAAATGCTAATTACTGAAAATCTGTGCGGCTATTGTAGGACGATTATGATATGACGAGGATTTGTCAATTATTTGTATTGATTCCAGTCGTGTGTGGGAGTAATTTCAAGAGTTTCAGCACTTACCTATTTTCGGAAACCGTTGCTCAGGTAAGTGAATGATTTTTGGATAAATCCTCGAGTCATGACTACAAGTGTCATCCAGGACTCATTGTAATGTCAAACTGCCTTTGAGGTTATGATCATTCTGGGATATGAAGGAGCATTTCTAATGCTGATGTTTCTGTATTTTTccgggaaaatttgaaatgttCAGATGTAAAAGTGAAGATGGGAGGAGGAATTATAAAAGCTTGAagtcatttttataaataatgaaaatttatcttcaattatcGTGTAATATTCACAATATACAGCGCACTGGTCCAAATTGCATTGTAACAATCCTTCAATAGTCATTGaaaagatattttcaactgaGATTCAATAGaacggaaataaaaaatcccgaaTATTGCTCTGTctcataaaatttaataaaaaataaaattttcacaattttatgtACGTACGTTCGCTTAAATGCACAATTATGACTATTttgttttctcattatttgcaTATAAATTGTAATTATGTACATACACTCAAGTACTTCGCATAAAACTGCAAATATTATTACAAAATTGTGAGCGTTTAAGGTGTCTATACCTCAAATCTGGCATTGACATTGTCATCGTCATTTTTTATGTTGTGCACAATtactgggaaaaaaataaaggggaaaaaattttcctcgagCCGAAATGTCTAAGTACAAAAATCtctgacaatgaaaaaaatttacattccTCTCCAATGTAcaatgtgaaaaataatttcactcaAGAACAAATTGAAACATTTAAGGCAACTCGTGCTTACGAAAAATCACTGCTTTGAAAGGAagacatgatttttttccctaatGTTTATCTCTTCTCATGTTGTAGTTTGTTGCATTTGACATCGATGTGCGCATTATGAAGTATAAAATCATCACAGCATCAATACGTGGGACGGAGACACTAGTCTTCTTTTATTTACTGTTACGCTGAACTTAGTAGTTctctgtaaaaaaatcaaggtaCGGAAATGCATGCCACTTGCAATTTATTCAATGTATGGGATAAGGATGGTAAAATAGACCATTTCTCGATCAGCAATAAGGCCTCGAAATATGACTCAAGTGATTCAAATTAAGTGAGaaatgtattttcatttctcattttatGATCTCAAAGATCATTTAAACCaggaattatttgaatttctataattttcaatggagatTTAAATCACGTGGACGTAAATTGAGATTCCAATAAGATGTtccagaaattaattaattcatcaaaagTAGAACACATGAAAATAGTCATAAATAGCTGTAGGACGTACTTAGTTTTGCCTCTTTCAATTTTGAAAGATATTCTATAGCAGACCATTTGATCGGCAGATATTGATGATACGAATGAGCTATTGTCCCTCCCCATCCCTCACAGTAATTATCTTACGTGGATAATTCTCTTCCAAGCAGTCCTGTACCAACGAGCCCAGTCCGAGATCTACTCCGATTGAGTTGTGCACGTCTCTCCGCTAAAaaccaaattaattaattaatcacccGCTTCTGCGTCAACTAAGAAAAGCgatcaatttaatttgtttacaCTCAAGCCAATAAATGTCAACTGAAACTCTTCGAAATGAGTACTCATCACACCTGTGACTATTATCATTATCACACCTTGGCCCTCACCATCCTTAGAATTTAAACAGGAGTAATTCCTCGCATTTCTACACTACCGATAGAGAAAGGTCTAATTAAGCGTAATCCCTCACCCAGAATACCTGATAAGTCTCCGAATTACTATGATAATCCCCATTCCGATCCTTCATTATCTCTCGAGCTCAAGGTCGCGCTCAAATACAACACAATCAAAACTAACTCACCCATTAATTGTAAACCACTATGCGTTTAATGAACATTCAATACACAAAAAATATAAcgtataaataattgaaaaatcctttttaaaaatataaattaatttgttaacaTTCCTCGTAGAGTAACAGTTACCCGTAAAAATTAATCAccagtataaaaaaaataaaaatcatccgtCATCAGTCGGGCTCCTGAGCTTATTAACCAATCCCTTCATTTTATTAACAATATCTGAATCACTCAATCTTAGCTTACTATACTTTAAAGTAACAACAGTATCGTCACTCCCAGGAGTGTGCCAGAatctccacttttttttgtcttcaGCCGGCAGAATAGTGGATTTATAAACGGCATCCATTCTCGGTGAAGTAAGACTCTTCCTCAATTCAACTTTGACAGGTGTAACAGGATAACTGGGGATGCTACTGGCGGACTTTACGGGCACATAAGGGCTGTCATGTGACAGTTGAGTTATTCCACTAATTCCACCAGGGCTTATTCCCTCAACATCGTTGGTAGTACtcagtttcctaggggttCCCTCACCCGAAGTAAAAACGAAATCATTGCTTTCCCTGACAATGATGCTATTCTGATTCTCGTCATGAGtcttggaaatgtcatagaaATTCTTCGTTCTGGGAAGCACTCCATTGATTCTTCCCTGATTCCTGGATCCCACGTCTTCCGAAGACAAGGAATACCCCTGTAAAGAGCCCTCACCCTCCAcaatatttctaggagtcgaAGGAATCAGCAGATCTGGCATCGATGAGTTGGTGTTCGGTGGACTCCCCAGATAATTGGCTAGACTTCGTTTCCTTCTTACCTGCTTCGTTCTCTTAACAATTGCCCTCCTCACCATGGTATTCCTCTTGCTGCGCTTACCAACAATGATTCTTCGTTGTTTAACTGGCGTCACCTTTCTCGCCGCACCCAACAGAGTCTCCTTGTACAACGACGGTTTATTCGCTACGATAACAGGTGTCTGGCAGAGAGTATTATTCGGTGTACACACTCTCTCACTGGTGTGGCTTTTGAGCTCCCCAATTACAGAGTCGTAAGGAATCGTTAAGTGGAACATCTTAGACACTTTTTCTTTCAAGGATGAGGTGGAATTCCTGCGTTTAGGTGATACTGGCAGTTTTACATCAGCAGCGGAGTCACAGCTGTCACTTCTTCTGActttttggagatttttctGCACTTTTGTTGGAATAACACGGTGAGGGGTTATACCGAACGTCGGGGATTTTAGGGCATTGTCAATTGGAAGGTATGTAGGACTGTTTTGCGGCTTACGTCGCATTTTTTGGAAAGATGAGACCCGAGTTATGAAATTTTCCCGTTTGGGGGCATTTTTGGCGGCATTCAAGAGACTGCCTTTCAATTCAGACTGATGGTCCTGGGGTGTATTGCAGGAATTTAAGTTTATGGATAGAGAGGGTACAAGACCTGCTGGTGATAAAGAATTCCCTAGGTTCGATTCTGTCATAATCAGGTGTGTCGAATTAGCCAAAGTTCCATCGAAGAGTTTTGGCTGACCATTTGAATTCCACCTAAGTATTCTAGTAGCATCTTTAGTCCTGAGAAGCTTGCACTTACCACCAGCGGCTCGAGTTTGACGCTTTCTACGTTGATCAGGACGGCTGAATGCCGAACCCGTTTGCAATGCCTCCATCAGACTGTCCATTACCCCCTCTTGAGTCTCATGGGCGTTCATATCTACTAGGGCACGTTTACGTGCTGCACGAGCTGCACGCTCGACTTCAGCTTTCTCACGTGCCTCACGCGCTCTTCTTTGTTTTTCTTCCCCCTCACGCAgctttattatttctttttggGCTTGCTGTAAGTATAGTTTTTGAGTTATTGTCCAACTATTGCAAATAGAAGTCTGTGAGAGAGTCTCGCTATTTCTGTTCATTTTGGTAATTGTTAGTTTAAACTGAAGGATTACAAAAGGAGTCATCACGTTTTATTCGTCTATCCATTTTAGGAATACGTCTATTACATGTCATATAAGGAGtaagaattaatttaataaaaattgacaattaaaaCACCAAGCTCGTTTTGTTAATCACAGAAGTATTGAaaacttaaaaattaaataccagGCATATTTAAGCGATACTTTACCACAAAATCATCCTTAAATTTCTTGATATCCCCGAAGAACTCTTCGATcgtatatttttgttt comes from the Diachasmimorpha longicaudata isolate KC_UGA_2023 chromosome 11, iyDiaLong2, whole genome shotgun sequence genome and includes:
- the Ca gene encoding uncharacterized protein Ca codes for the protein MAEAEPENDQKTLIDLSEENLFELRCLIKASGIIHSARCEVGRRQLLAFTTRRTDVGIYYHSDIHQLPVIKRIPWYRAPNRTISALCFDPTGTWLLAASIDGSLHMLPALALVDETQVVDHKWSTTDVTPIPIVDLQSSYSRSTALTWWQGVTQSSHIGIIGTEDGEVIFINLETGQWIGSTRVRGAISSLDICQDNSLEIVSLLITNRTRQQWRLVLEQRTNGCIFSLHKTSPFHSRTIEVEETKSFPTRSRLQGLKQLSVEKLASLKQKLAESRNKNTPSSVFRQDSGSSSGTEDSDPSGRRDTLVIPELLSEDTYLSPQYTRQGQHLYTAYCEGTNHITIHGTDVSVVPLHMYKMPEICTDILLTQRLFFTTGPRRRTLWMISCPLSEVRINNAEDSHFNPESIISRFQFDDGREVINHVFRASDYKPVTDDQQSSKDDKKKVLPSKIDDLNVEVPPVDTCVVVTNCGIYKIVLRRPLLNVFIELALKNNKRDIEKAARLGLVFGINVPQLFECAGDIHLANSRFTEAAALYKLSRCRLLKGVLKTAATGHTEKLLGCLGHCLVPPAVTELTTTTRIHLSNLTVFAFSELVLRASPNEATGIYKEFLLFLSRNTYYDERWVVDVVGQTCLWKVLHHLASQRGLYAQVLDVLIRAVQSYPASSTTPLNSKYGLMICISEPSLLQSMLSTPSLVRSHMSFVLSNLQDLQVFVLQRLVTLYDPTNPIFRPLLVKYRARRRTTSHSSQSSQCDSLDSSDILDETGSLVEELIETFLYVLLTLISKRSPVLTHNPLLVSKINHPGVEKRHNVVTNVNFRRRLLSAGYGHVALIRNGNVFTWGSSSQGCLGTGPSISRYGSPQAITIFKTMEMEVLSVSCGRNHTLAVTNNGVYAWGGSQYGQLGLGRVLQCPSPELVISLAQEVIVDAVAGQYHSVALTMDGRVFTWGWGVHGQLGHGNTNERNIPTLVEALLGIVIKTVAAGHAHTLLLSDDGVVYAFGCNIFGQLGTGNTTKSTLPIRVSLLPDPISDISTSYFHNLALSSSNELYTWGASPQVLRLQTQAQKKSKLLEFRAAAKKYAESLADFDPSVESGDEEPRSDVSSIEKLAMKTVNERRQNCPNVANIVVSLRDINLGLLEETQLHLKPSLVDTQLVNGRIVQISTGCHHSALLTKDGTVYTWGRNLDGQIGNRTRKDVPIPTPLTYNAVSILAQVPPRNNSRHRAQNSEEDANMNDTRGDMMHLGTATLRICCGCEFTVAIQPGGGVLAWGSNSLAQLGRPPSKESGGNVAEKLVLIKSSKRVVRLPHGSHVAQDSPSLVPHIPTPIITYQSYDVTPLAGRVRPLSLVERSYGDVTLHYALEQFNGIYDAGKIMEKCDELENYQARSKLALLEHNYSISLAYQLKTLNPNNYKTASMSSVDDSVLVNRVSEADEKVRENTELFVKQIEKNIVDSLEESETKKRVKMSTSKSLDCIQLIEQELHTFDCQGGSEELCEDAKSEDNISLDLTEGALDNDVEEMSHLKDRNDDLTNGDFISGEEYSKPADLMTTDALKFIKFYINEIDETAYKIMRQVLQTIFDFWIKNKLDMEVLEGVLLENIRKLFYPLGLLLFCNHEVDISIPRVIDYVSAKFSVQVCTLILHHIDEGKPSLEYIELFSMLMDGSYDPPMTGYLSSKESKTPGEMMEDIISTISSKSSDPRPFIHIKDPEDVSQFLESDDDTIVFTCGHHFSMSIYQSEVLPNMEAELLVAQPLPLPCTAQVLGNMLSRVCKTDILCPRCVPRAIQTATKTVMER